The Deinococcus aquaticus genomic interval ACCGGCGTGCAGGACGCCCTGCCGTTCCCGAAGAACCTGCTGTACCCGGTCAAGGCGCGCCGCGAGGGCACCTGGGTGAAGGTGCCGTTCGACGAGCGCGTGCTGCCGTACCCCAAAGTGCTGGCGTCGCAGGCCTCCGCCGCGCCCAGCGTGAGCATCAGCCCCGACGACGTGGCCCTGCTCCAGTACACCGGCGGCACCACCGGCGTGCCCAAGGGCGCGATGCTGACCCACGGGAACCTCGTGTCGAACTGCGAGCAGGCCCGCATGTGGATGAGTGACCTGCGCGACGGGCAGGAGGTCACGCTGGCCGCCATTCCGTTCTTCCACGTGTACGGCATGACGGTCGCCATGAACCTCAGCGTCCTGACCGGCGCGACCCTGGCCCTGGTGCCCAACCCGCGCGACATCAAGATGGTCCTGTCGCAGATCACGTCGTCCGGCGCCACGCTGTTCCCCGGCGTGCCCACGCTGTACAACGCCATCAACAACCACCCGGACACGCCCAAGCACGACCTGACCAGCATCCGCGCCTGCATCAGCGGCAGTGCGCCCCTGCTGCTCGAAACGTCCCGCCGTTTCAAGGAGATCACGGGCGGCGCGAACCTCGTCGAAGGGTACGGCCTGACCGAGGCGAGCCCCTGCACGCATACCAACCCCATCTTCGGCGAGCAGCGGGAAGGCAGCATCGGCGTGCCCTTCCCCGGCGTGGACTCCATCGTCGTGGATGACGACGGGCAGATCGTTGCGCCCGGCGAGGTCGGCGAACTGTGGATCGCCGGCCCGATGATCATGAAAGGCTACTGGCAGCGCCCCGACGAGACCGCCAAAACCCTGCGTGAGGCGCACGGCCGCACCTGGCTGATGACCGGCGACATGGCCACCATGGACGCCGACGGGTACTTCCGGATCGTGGACCGCAAGAAGGACCTGATTATCGCCGGGGGCTTCAACATCTACCCCCGCGAGGTCGAGGAAGCCCTGATGAGCCACCCGGCCGTGCTGGAAGCCGCCGCCGTCGGCGTACCCGACACGTACCGCGGCGAAAGCGTGCACGCCGTCGTGGCCCTGAAACCCGGCGCGGCCGCCACGGAGGCCGACATCATCGCCCACTGCAAGGGCCTGCTCAGCAATTACAAGGTGCCCCGCAGCGTCGAATTCCGCGCGGAACTGCCCAAGACGGCCGCCATGAAAATTCTGCGCCGCCAGCTGGCCCAGGAAGCCCGCGACGCCCAGAAAGCAAAGAGCGCCTGACCCGGGAGCAGTAGGGCAACACAGGAGCGGGGCGTGACCGTTGAACCGGCACGCCCCACTTTTATCTGTTCCCACTCCCCACTTCCTGCTCCCCGGTTACGCGTTCGCCAGCGGCGCGTAGGCGGTGGCGCCGCCGTCCAGTGGGCTGGCGGGCCGACCGGCGCGGATGGCGGCGGCCCCGGCCAGGGCGATCATGGCGCCGTTGTCGGTGTTCAGGCCCCGGCCGGGGAACACGACGTTCAGGTCTGTTGCGTTGAACGCTTCGCGCAGGGCGCTGTTCGCGGCGACGCCGCCGGAGACCACGACGGTGCCCCGGCCCTGGGCGTGCGCGGCGCGGGACGTGGTCTTCACGAGGACCTTCACGGCCGCCTGCTGGAAACTGGCGGCGAGGTCCTCGGGGGTCGCGCCGCCCCGGTGGGCG includes:
- a CDS encoding long-chain-fatty-acid--CoA ligase, whose product is MTHATPTRPWLSSYEPGVPHTFKPSGLTLPDLLRRTAEKYPDRVAMSFIGANTTYGQLYRDAQRFAAALQKMGVRPGDRVSIMLPNTPQFVTSFYGTLLAGAVAVNTSPMYTPSELEHQLKDSGSETLVILDTFYPRYEEIRARVPVKRTLVTGVQDALPFPKNLLYPVKARREGTWVKVPFDERVLPYPKVLASQASAAPSVSISPDDVALLQYTGGTTGVPKGAMLTHGNLVSNCEQARMWMSDLRDGQEVTLAAIPFFHVYGMTVAMNLSVLTGATLALVPNPRDIKMVLSQITSSGATLFPGVPTLYNAINNHPDTPKHDLTSIRACISGSAPLLLETSRRFKEITGGANLVEGYGLTEASPCTHTNPIFGEQREGSIGVPFPGVDSIVVDDDGQIVAPGEVGELWIAGPMIMKGYWQRPDETAKTLREAHGRTWLMTGDMATMDADGYFRIVDRKKDLIIAGGFNIYPREVEEALMSHPAVLEAAAVGVPDTYRGESVHAVVALKPGAAATEADIIAHCKGLLSNYKVPRSVEFRAELPKTAAMKILRRQLAQEARDAQKAKSA